In Silene latifolia isolate original U9 population chromosome X, ASM4854445v1, whole genome shotgun sequence, the following proteins share a genomic window:
- the LOC141618786 gene encoding uncharacterized protein LOC141618786, with translation MSDPTSNVTSSSCNDLHVSAITSKDSNDIVESSLTSTLLIEPPDASSSTPHVEQHSVPSRVHQLLLDSTPGGSELWTRNVAPEFKPYIGQLFGTLEEAISFYDVYAEACGFEPRKSSQKRSVSGDVKYKFVVCNREGFRDRKRKATVLDSGKEQFREWHNHRLCSLRNQQFQKKHRHLHLYHKKTIIDHSRVNQGPTRAFRNVKEYVDGYENVGAQLVDFKNFGRDIKCFIGDRDAQLFVNYFEDKRDTTEGFYFAYEVDLRKRRKWIPAYFRDVPMGCLLRTTQRSESQNNFFKRFENAHGTLVEFLMRFQSAIDVQRHTQKQLDRDDDCTLPQLATSLKLEAHASKVYTNVAFDFQVEASASICSLSVGGFTPPANGVELIGIADAKTQKTYQVVYNSLTNDAECSCKLFNRKGIICRHIIWVYSGKQVHTLPDKYILMRWTKNAHKIPLYGPHGELIEDFDATDLRKMEMCKLWSEFYATISVLKNVPTKEITDLVDTLKQFRVKLNPQSESMTKEQELEMLLGCSSSTEVRILPPRQAKNKGSGKRMISKKQQCIAKAEKPKRLCRNCKQMAHHDKRIVLMLLYLMPTIRVVQMRMMLMMVDRSKEFLLMALINYSSSK, from the exons ATGTCTg ATCCTACAAGTAATGTAACCTCTTCTTCCTGTAATGATCTTCATGTCTCTGCCATTACCTCTAAAGATAGTAATGATATTGTTGAGTCTTCACTTACTTCTACTCTTCTGATTGAACCACCTGATGCATCTAGTTCTACTCCacatgttgaacaacattctgtTCCTTCTCGTGTGCATCAACTACTTTTGGACTCCACACCTGGTGGTAGTGAATTGTGGACAAGGAATGTTGCACCTGAATTTAAACCTTATATTGGCCAGTTATTTGGGACGTTGGAAGAAGCTATTAGTTTTTATGATGTTTATGCAGAAGCATGTGGTTTTGAACCTAGAAAGTCTTCTCAAAAAAGGTCTGTTTCTGGTGATGTGAAGTATAAATTTGTAGTTTGCAACCGTGAAGGTTTTAGAGATCGTAAGAGGAAGGCTACTGTTTTAGATAGTGGAAAGGAGCAG TTTCGTGAGTGGCATAATCACCGTCTTTGTTCACTTAGAAATCAGCAGTTTCAAAAAAAACACAGGCACCTCCATCTTTACCATAAAAAGACAATTATTGATCATTCAAGGGTTAATCAAGGGCCAACAAGGGCATTTAGAAATGTCAAGGAATATGTAGATGGCTATGAGAATGTTGGAGCTCAACTTGTTGATTTTAAGAATTTTGGAAGGGATATCAAATGTTTCATAGGAGATCGGGATGCTCAACTGTTTGTTAACTATTTTGAGGATAAACGTGATACCACTGAAGGTTTTTACTTTGCTTATGAGGTGGATTTACG AAAAAGGAGGAAATGGATCCCAGCTTATTTTCGTGATGTTCCTATGGGTTGTCTATTACGAACAACTCAACGTTCTGAGAGTCAGAATAATTTTTTCAAGCGTTTTGAAAATGCACATGGTACACTTGTTGAATTCTTGATGCGGTTTCAAAGTGCCATTGATGTACAacgccatactcaaaaacaacttGATAGAGACGATGATTGTACTCTTCCACAATTAGCGACTTCTCTTAAGTTGGAAGCTCATGCTTCCAAGGTTTATACAAATGTCGCTTTCGATTTTCAAGTAGAAGCTTCTGCTTCTATTTGTTCCCTTAGTGTTGGTGGCTTCACACCACCTGCAAACGGTGTAGAATTAATTGGTATTGCTGATGCCAAAACACAGAAGACCTACCAAGTCGTCTACAATTCTCTAACGAATGACGCTGAATGTTCTTGCAAGTTGTTCAACAGGAAGGGTATTATTTGTAGACACATTATCTGGGTTTACTCTGGAAAACAAGTCCACACTTTGCCCGATAAATACATTCTTATGCGGTGGACCAAGAATGCACATAAGATCCCTCTTTATGGTCCACATGGTGAGTTAATCGAGGATTTTGATGCCACTGATTTACGAAAGATGGAAATGTGCAAGTTATGGTCAGAGTTCTACGCGACCATCAGTGTGCTCAAGAATGTGCCTACGAAGGAGATCACTGATCTTGTTGACACCCTTAAACAATTCAGGGTGAAACTCAATCCGCAATCAGAGTCAATGACCAAAGAGCAGGAGTTGGAGATGCTTCTCGGGTGCAGTTCCTCAACTGAGGTGAGGATTTTACCACCTCGTCAGGCAAAGAACAAGGGTAGCGGGAAGAGAATGATCTCCAAAAAGCAACAATGCATAGCTAAAGCGGAGAAGCCTAAAAGGCTTTGTCGTAATTGCAAACAAATGGCTCACCATGATAAACGAATCGTCCTAATGCTTTTGTACCTGATGCCGACAATAAG GGTAGTTCAgatgaggatgatgctgatgatggtTGATCGGTCGAAGGAGTTTTTGTTGATGGCGCTCATTAATTATAGCAGCAGCAAATAG